One genomic segment of Ascochyta rabiei chromosome 20, complete sequence includes these proteins:
- a CDS encoding splicing factor, translated as MAAAETRRLLEQLMGEQLMSGSDQRAPQLSITDPKVCRSYLVGNCPHDLFTNTKNELGPCPKVHNEALKNEYQDADADQKRRWGFDFDYLRDMQHHIDGCNRKIDQAQRRLEKTPEEIRQTNALLKSINELTKSIDAGMLEVQIMGDEGVVNMAVQEFTKVRMKKAEKEERERELRALSDTGGPSGHQKLQVCDVCGAYLSRLDNDRRLADHFYGKMHLGYAQMRKSYESLQKELKGRAPPRDAYPSQADDRGAGGWGGGGYGGRGGRRGRGGRRGGW; from the exons ATGGCTGCTGCAGAGACGCGCAGGCTGCTTG AACAGCTCATGGGCGAGCAGCTCATGAGCGGCTCCGACCAGCGCGCGCCCCAGCTCAGCATCACCGACCCCAAGGTCTGCCGCTCCTACCTCGTCGGCAACTGCCCCCACGACCTCTTCACCAACACCAAGAACGAGCTGGGCCCGTGCCCAAAGGTCCACAACGAGGCCCTCAAGAACGAGTACCAggacgccgacgccgaccaGAAGCGGCGGTGGGGCTTCGACTTCGACTACCTGCGCGACATGCAGCACCACATCGACGGCTGTAACCGCAAGATCGACCAGGCCCAGCGCCGCCTGGAGAAGACGCCCGAGGAGATCCGCCAGACCAACGCGCTG CTGAAATCAATCAACGAGCTGACCAAGTCCATCGACGCCGGCATGCTCGAGGTCCAGATCATGGGCGACGAGGGCGTCGTCAACATGGCCGTGCAGGAGTTTACCAAGGTGCGCATGAAAAAGGCCGAGAAGGAGGAGCGCGAACGCGAACTGCGCGCCCTCTCCGACACGGGCGGTCCCTCGGGCCACCAGAAGCTGCAGGTCTGTGACGTGTGTGGTGCGTACCTGAGTCGCCTTGACAATGATCGCCGCCTAGCAGACCACTTCTACGGAAAAATGCATCTTGGCTATGCGCAGATGCGCAAGTCGTATGAATCCCTGCAAAAGGAACTCAAGGGCCGCGCCCCTCCCCGCGACGCATACCCCTCCCAGGCCGACGACCGAGGCGCAGGCGGCTGGGGAGGAGGTGGCTACGGTGGCCGCGGAGGGCGACGTGGCCGCGGCGGCAGAAGAGGCGGATGGTAG
- a CDS encoding Subunit of the glycosylphosphatidylinositol transamidase complex-like protein, with protein sequence MGLLHAPHRQRQLDGSTARRRSPSSSPSSSSTTLDSVPSLGAERGCHAAMLSPLRLLLLSAAAAFTARAADYHEQLLLRPLPLDTLLASFNFRSNESQAGFEQQNFRYVPRSLGQILQHAHTKELHLRFSVGRWDAENWGQRPWQGAREGGTGVELWAWVEAESEEQAFARWLTLTNALSGLFCASINFIDATKTIRPVMAFAPEGDHANAPNLHLLHGTLPHEVVCTENLTPFLKLLPCKAKAGISSLLDGHKLFDASFQTMAIDVRPVCHLDNATCSLEMEQSVDMVLDIARSKRSRANPIPRPLPIHQMECDTAKPYSADDTCFPLNKGTDPGWSLHELFGRPLRGLCPLTDEGHDSSSVCINTPPERTVDVDTAGHFTETRRDSDTLRCYGLAAGADFDLVLPEQKMTTGLLRPDPQLFAARSINGHGQERGSTQAIIKNPSATDQVDFVYLESLPWFMKPYLHTLRAQIDTSPESPIKETYYRPALDRRRGTHLELRMVIPPSSTLTLTYEFEKAILRYTEYPPDANRGFDVAPAVIRVLSPQPADKKGIYVRTTSLLLPLPTPDFSMPYNVIILTSTVMALGFGNIFNLLVRRFVGADEVPAAGGNLKDRLLAKIAGIKLRLGRA encoded by the exons ATGGGGCTCCTGCACGCGCCGCACCGCCAACGACAGCTCGACGGCTCGACGGCTCGACGGCGCTCCCCCTCCTCCtccccctcctcctcctccacgaCACTCGACTCAGTCCCCTCCCTTGGCGCAGAGCGAGGCTGCCATGCTGCGATGCTCTCTCCCCTGCGCCTCCTCTTGCTGAGCGCTGCCGCCGCCTTCACGGCACGCGCGGCCGACTACCACGAGCAGCTCCTCCTCCGCCCGCTGCCCCTGGACACGCTGCTCGCGTCGTTCAACTTCCGCAGCAACGAGAGCCAGGCGGGGTTCGAGCAGCAGAACTTCCGCTACGTGCCGCGCTCGCTCGGCCAGATTCTGCAGCACGCACACACCAAGGAGCTCCACCTGCGGTTCAGCGTGGGCAGATGGGACGCCGAGAACTGGGGCCAGCGGCCGTGGCAGGGGGCGCGAGAGGGCGGGACGGGCGTCGAGCTGTGGGCCTGGGTGGAGGCCGAGAGCGAGGAGCA GGCCTTTGCTCGCTGGCTGACGCTCACCAACGCCCTGTCTGGCCTCTTCTGCGCCTCGATCAACTTCATCGATGCCACAAAGACCATCCGCCCCGTCATGGCCTTCGCGCCCGAGGGCGACCACGCCAACGCGCCCAACCTCCACCTGTTGCACGGCACCCTGCCCCACGAGGTCGTCTGCACCGAGAACCTGACGCCCTTCCTCAAGCTGCTCCCCTGCAAGGCCAAGGCCGGCATCTCGAGCCTGCTGGACGGACACAAGCTGTTTGACGCCTCCTTCCAGACCATGGCCATCGACGTGCGCCCCGTGTGTCACCTCGACAACGCCACCTGCTCGCTGGAGATGGAGCAGTCGGTCGACATGGTGCTGGACATTGCCCGCTCCAAGAGGTCGCGCGCCAACCCCATCCCCCGTCCGCTGCCCATCCACCAGATGGAGTGCGACACCGCCAAGCCCTACAGCGCCGACGACACCTGCTTCCCCCTGAACAAGGGCACCGATCCCGGCTGGTCCCTGCACGAGCTCTTCGGCCGCCCGCTGAGGGGATTGTGTCCGCTGACCGACGAGGGCCACGACAGTAGCAGTGTGTGCATCAATACCCCGCCAGAGCGCACCGTCGACGTCGACACTGCTGGCCACTTTAccgagacgagacgagactCGGACACGCTCCGCTGCTACGGGCTCGCAGCTGGCGCAGACTTCGACCTCGTCTTGCCGGAGCAGAAGATGACGACAGGCCTGCTTCGCCCAGACCCACAGCTCTTCGCCGCCCGATCCATCAACGGACACGGACAGGAGCGTGGAAGCACCCAGGCCATCATCAAGAACCCTTCGGCTACGGACCAAGTCGACTTTGTCTACCTGGAGTCTCTGCCTTGGTTTATGAAGCCATACCTCCATACGCTGCGTGCTCAGATAGACACGTCCCCGGAGAGCCCCATCAAGGAGACATACTACAGGCCGGCGCTGGACAGACGACGCGGCACCCACCTCGAGCTGCGCATGGTCATCCCGCCGAGCTCCACCCTCACGCTCACGTACGAGTTCGAGAAGGCCATCCTCCGCTACACCGAGTACCCGCCCGACGCCAATCGAGGCTTCGATGTTGCCCCGGCCGTCATCCGCGTTCTCTCGCCGCAGCCTGCAGACAAGAAGGGCATCTACGTCCGCACCAcatcgctgctgctgcccctcCCAACGCCCGACTTCAGCATGCCCTACAACGTCATCATCCTGACCAGCACAGTCATGGCGCTCGGCTTCGGCAACATCTTCAACCTGCTGGTGCGTCGCTTCGTGGGCGCTGACGAGGTGCCGGCCGCCGGTGGAAACCTGAAGGACAGGCTGTTGGCGAAGATTGCCGGCATCAAGCTGAGGCTTGGGCGGGCGTGA
- a CDS encoding RNA helicase, translated as MKRAHNPPKAAHKAHKRQKLENSLKPTRKQKRRVQLNELGWKTVSMPDRLEDTEGFYGLEEIDDVDIVKDPTTGNITFQTTKTEEEVEKDVEAAWRREEEEAARLEKMIGQEGKELPVEGETEAAEEAEAEIDNDSFAGFSDEDIEDAPAKTGGIDIEDLDPNSAIEDGRALKKDKVEKKPEKAKTKKEKKAEAKAKREEEKLKQNTAANAGANPDYVEEEGAEATEDFEISGEGAFDILLNQPVDDDEVDTSAWEELNLSEKVVGALAGLKFSKPSLIQAATIPEIMAGRDLIGKASTGSGKTLAFGIPIIERYLATRSAHNEDAKTQTIPTALIIAPTRELAHQITAHLTDLCVKGDFDAPSIATITGGLSVQKQRRQLEKADVVVGTPGRLWEVISSGQGLLRALKQVKFLVLDEADRLLSQGHYQELGEILKVLDKVDDEEDEEEPTPEVERQTLVFSATFQKGLQQKLAGKVKFGNGTGDIMNKADSMEYLLKKLNFREEQPRFIDANPESQMASKLREGLIECAGPEKDLYLYSLLLFHPNKRALIFTNSISAVRRLTPFLANLNLPALPLHSSMIQKARLRSIERFKSRPGSILVATDVAARGLDIPKVDLVIHYHLPRAADTYVHRSGRTARADASGSSIIICAPEEVAGVRRLVAKVHARAESAQQQKNKKRAYFIRTLDIDRRIVSRLKPRATLSKKLADTVIAKEKKNSTDDMFMQAAEDLGIDYDSEEFEKEAKGKKGRGSGRKKKEKNASEMTRAEFASIRHELRGLLAERINTGVSAKYLTSGGIDVEALMKGEGNTGFLGAVDGLGFDDELDKPTPAPIQDDEDEEEEDEDEDPVVDGDADADEVSKPPSAASKPEGKSKKQKSRKRNADGTKKKWIHH; from the coding sequence ATGAAGCGTGCGCACAACCCCCCGAAAGCGGCGCATAAAGCACACAAGCGCCAGAAGCTCGAGAATTCCCTCAAACCTACGAGGAAGCAGAAACGCAGAGTCCAATTGAACGAGCTGGGATGGAAGACAGTGTCTATGCCAGATCGTCTGGAGGATACCGAGGGCTTCTACGGGCTGGAAGAGATTGACGATGTGGATATCGTCAAGGACCCGACTACCGGCAACATCACGTTCCAGACCACAAAAACCGAAGAAGAGGTTGAGAAGGATGTAGAAGCTGCCTGGCGcagagaagaggaagaggctgCGCGTCTGGAGAAGATGATCGGCCAGGAAGGCAAGGAGCTACCCGTGGAGGGGGAGACAGAGGCTGCAGAGGAAGCTGAGGCTGAGATTGACAACGACTCGTTTGCAGGATTCAGCGACGAAGACATTGAGGACGCGCCGGCCAAGACGGGTGGCATCGACATCGAAGACCTCGACCCAAACAGCGCGATAGAAGACGGGAGAGCACTGAAGAAGGACAAGGTCGAAAAGAAGCCAGAGAAAGCCAAGacgaagaaggagaagaaggcggAGGCCAAGGCAAAGAGGGAAGAGGAGAAGCTGAAGCAGAATACTGCAGCCAACGCCGGCGCAAATCCGGACTAcgtcgaagaagaaggcgcgGAAGCCACGGAGGATTTCGAGATCTCCGGCGAGGGGGCGTTCGACATCTTGCTCAACCAGCCGGTCGATGATGACGAGGTCGATACATCAGCGTGGGAAGAGCTGAATCTATCCGAGAAGGTGGTGGGTGCACTTGCAGGACTGAAGTTCTCCAAACCCAGTTTGATTCAGGCTGCGACGATACCTGAGATCATGGCTGGCAGAGATCTCATTGGTAAAGCCTCTACAGGCTCAGGAAAGACGCTTGCCTTTGGTATTCCCATCATTGAACGTTACCTCGCCACTCGATCTGCGCACAACGAGGATGCAAAGACACAGACAATACCTACCGCCCTGATCATTGCGCCGACGCGAGAACTCGCCCATCAGATCACAGCGCATTTGACTGATCTCTGCGTCAAGGGTGACTTCGATGCCCCCTCCATCGCAACGATCACAGGTGGTCTGTCCGTGCAGAAGCAACGTCGCCAGCTGGAGAAGGCGGATGTTGTCGTGGGCACACCTGGACGGCTGTGGGAGGTTATCAGCAGCGGTCAAGGCCTCCTGCGTGCTCTCAAGCAGGTCAAGTTCTTGGTCCTGGACGAGGCTGATCGCCTTCTGAGCCAAGGTCACTACCAAGAGCTTGGAGAAATCCTCAAGGTGCTGGACAAGGTAGACGACgaagaggacgaggaggagcCAACGCCAGAAGTCGAACGCCAAACCCTCGTCTTTTCTGCTACCTTCCAGAAGGGTCTCCAGCAGAAGCTCGCCGGCAAAGTCAAGTTTGGTAACGGCACAGGCGACATCATGAACAAAGCCGACTCGATGGAATATCTGCTCAAGAAGCTCAACTTCCGCGAAGAGCAGCCTCGGTTCATCGACGCAAACCCCGAGTCGCAAATGGCTAGCAAGCTGCGCGAAGGCCTCATCGAATGCGCCGGCCCCGAGAAGGACCTCTACCTGtactccctcctgctgttcCACCCCAACAAGCGTGCCCTAATCTTCACAAACTCCATCTCTGCAGTCCGCCGCCTGACCCCGTTCCTCGCCAACCTCAACCTGCCTGCGCTCCCGCTTCACTCGAGCATGATTCAGAAAGCGCGTCTTCGCTCCATCGAGCGCTTCAAATCGCGCCCTGGTTCCATTCTCGTCGCGACCGACGTTGCAGCTCGTGGGCTTGACATTCCCAAGGTCGACCTCGTCATCCACTACCACCTGCCACGCGCCGCAGACACATACGTGCACCGATCTGGCCGCACAGCCCGCGCCGACGCCTCAGGCTCCAGCATCATCATCTGCGCGCCTGAAGAAGTCGCGGGTGTGCGTCGACTCGTTGCGAAAGTGCACGCTCGCGCCGAATCCGCGCAACAGCAAAAGAACAAGAAACGCGCCTACTTCATCCGCACACTCGACATCGACCGCCGCATCGTCTCGCGCCTCAAGCCGCGCGCCACCCTATCCAAGAAGCTCGCCGACACCGTCATTGccaaagagaagaagaactCCACCGACGACATGTTCATGCAGGCCGCCGAAGATCTCGGCATCGACTACGACAGCGAGGAATTCGAGAAGGAAGCCAAGGGCAAGAAAGGCCGAGGCAGCGGACgcaagaagaaagagaagaacgCGAGCGAAATGACAAGAGCCGAATTCGCATCCATCAGACACGAGCTGAGGGGGCTCCTCGCAGAACGCATCAATACGGGCGTCAGCGCCAAGTATCTCACCAGCGGCGGCATCGACGTCGAAGCCCTGATGAAGGGCGAGGGCAACACGGGCTTCTTGGGCGCTGTCGACGGACTGGGCTTCGACGACGAACTCGATAAACCCACCCCTGCACCGATTCAGGAtgatgaggatgaggaggaggaggatgaaGACGAAGACCCGGTGGTGGATGGAGACGCAGATGCAGACGAGGTGTCCAAACCACCCAGCGCAGCATCCAAGCCCGAGggcaagagcaagaagcagaagagTCGCAAGCGGAACGCAGATGGGACGAAGAAGAAGTGGATCCACCATTAG
- a CDS encoding 12-oxophytodienoate reductase, translated as MGAEANTDKPHSHHAIPKEIPTEDHLKNHAAPGISYFTPLQDPPAGTALGMTDGSSKIPKLFTPLKIRGLQMQNRIALSPLCQYSSQDGHATDWQLTHLGGILQRGPGLTMVEATAVQFNGRITPEDVGLWKDSQKEPLRRIVEFAHGQSQKIGIQLAHAGRKASTVAPWLSKGDIAGKDLNGWPDNVHAPSAIAFNDNHCQPKEMTLDDIEQLKTDFKAAIERAVSIGFDCIEIHNAHGYLLHSFLSPASNKRTDKYGGSFENRTRLTLEIVDLARATIPKDMPLLLRISATDWLEEAGLEGWTVEQTVKLSEQLAEKGVDLLDVSSGGLHEKQHIHGGPGYQEPFAKAVKDKVGDKMLVGTVGSITNGKQANGYLEDDNLDVAFVGRMFQKNPGLVWQFADDLGVEGRWANQIRWGFGGRGKK; from the exons ATGGGCGCTGAAGCAAACACCGACAAGCCCCACTCGCACCATGCCATCCCCAAGGAGATCCCAACCGAGGATCACCTGAAGAACCATGCAGCCCCTGGA ATCTCATACTTCACACCCCTCCAGGACCCCCCGGCGGGTACCGCGCTTGGAATGACCGATGGCAGCTCAAAGATCCCCAAGCTCTTCACCCCACTCAAGATCCGGGGTCTTCAGATGCAGAACCGCATTGCGCTGTCGCCACTTTGCCAGTACTCTTCCCAGGACGGCCATGCCACTGATTGGCAACTCACGCACCTGGGTGGCATCCTCCAGCGCGGCCCTGGACTGACGATGGTCGAGGCTACCGCAGTACAGTTCAACGGCCGCATCACGCCTGAGGATGTTGGTCTGTGGAAGGACTCTCAGAAGGAGCCCCTCCGCAGGATTGTCGAGTTTGCACACGGCCAGAGCCAGAAGATTGGTATCCAGCTCGCACACGCCGGTCGCAAAGCCAGCACAGTCGCCCCGTGGCTGAGCAAGGGTGACATTGCAGGCAAAGACCTGAACGGCTGGCCCGACAACGTCCACGCGCCGTCCGCGATTGCTTTCAACGACAACCACTGCCAGCCCAAGGAGATGACGTTGGACGACATCGAGCAGCTCAAGACCGACTTCAAGGCTGCCATTGAGCGCGCTGTCTCGATTGGCTTCGACTGTATCGAGATCCACAACGCCCACGGCTACCTCCTCCACTCATTCTTGTCGCCCGCATCGAACAAGCGTACCGACAAGTATGGCGGCTCTTTCGAGAACCGCACCCGCCTGACTCTCGAGATTGTCGACCTGGCTCGTGCGACCATCCCCAAGGACATGCCCCTTCTCCTCCGCATCAGCGCCACCGACTGGCTCGAGGAGGCTGGCCTTGAGGGCTGGACCGTCGAGCAGACCGTCAAGCTTTCCGAGCAGCTTGCCGAGAAGGGCGTCGATCTTCTCGATGTCTCCTCTGGCGGGCTGCACGAGAAGCAGCACATCCATGGCGGCCCCGGCTACCAGGAGCCCTTCGCCAAGGCAGTCAAAGACAAGGTCGGCGACAAGATGCTCGTTGGCACTGTCGGCTCCATCACCAACGGCAAGCAGGCCAACGGCTATCTCGAGGACGACAACCTCGACGTCGCTTTTGTCGGTCGCATGTTCCAGAAGAACCCCGGTCTTGTCTGGCAGTTTGCTGACGATCTCGGCGTGGAGGGTCGATGGGCCAACCAGATCCGCTGGGGCTTTGGTGGCCGCGGTAAAAAGTAA
- a CDS encoding tRNA (cytidine(32)/guanosine(34)-2'-O)-methyltransferase yields the protein MGKSSKDKRDAYYRLAKEEGWRARSAYKLLQIDEEFNLFEGVTRVVDLCAAPGSWSQVLSRVLIKGETFGRAGWEQKQTATRRHVLGLDQKEEEGTAPAVQQPKPRENVRIVAIDLQPMSPLEGVTTMRADITHPSTIPLMLKALDPDTYDPTSTSSSSPVDLVISDGAPDVTGLHDLDIYVQSQLLWAALNLALCVLKPGGKFVAKIFRGKDVDLLFAQLKIVFERVRVAKPRSSRASSIEAFVVCEGFCPPEGFKASLDKPLGAGTQIPTDTNAPKEEKKESRTVRADGAIELDFGTEGEDGNGDEEGGQRWIAPFLACGDLSAYDSDATYKLPKDRVSLDPVQPPTAPPYKRALEMRKMAGGAYGKTKGRASKEKV from the coding sequence ATGGGCAAGTCGTCAAAGGACAAGCGTGACGCTTACTACCGTCTCGCAAAAGAGGAGGGATGGCGTGCGCGGTCGGCATACAAGCTGCTACAAATCGACGAGGAGTTCAACCTGTTCGAGGGGGTTACAAGAGTCGTTGATCTCTGTGCTGCACCAGGGAGTTGGAGTCAGGTACTCTCTCGTGTCCTCATCAAGGGCGAGACATTCGGCAGAGCAGGGTGGGAGCAGAAGCAAACAGCAACACGGCGACACGTTCTTGGCTTGGATCAAaaagaggaagaaggcaCCGCGCCAGCTGTTCAGCAACCAAAGCCCAGAGAAAACGTTCGGATCGTCGCAATCGACCTACAACCCATGAGCCCACTGGAGGGTGTCACCACAATGCGCGCTGATATCACGCATCCTTCCACCATCCCGCTCATGCTCAAGGCACTGGACCCTGATACATACGACCCAACCTCaacgtcctcgtcctcgcccGTCGATCTCGTCATCTCGGATGGTGCGCCAGACGTCACAGGTCTGCACGACCTCGATATCTACGTGCAGAGCCAGCTTCTTTGGGCAGCGCTGAATCTGGCTCTGTGCGTCCTCAAACCCGGCGGCAAGTTTGTGGCCAAGATCTTCCGCGGAAAGGATGTCGACCTGCTTTTTGCGCAACTCAAGATCGTGTTCGAGAGGGTGCGAGTTGCAAAACCAAGGAGCAGTCGTGCGAGCAGCATCGAGGCCTTTGTGGTGTGTGAGGGTTTCTGTCCGCCAGAGGGGTTCAAAGCGAGTCTCGACAAGCCACTGGGCGCCGGGACACAGATACCGACCGACACGAACGCACCAaaagaggagaagaaggaatCGCGAACAGTCAGGGCAGACGGTGCGATCGAGCTTGACTTTGGCACCGAGGGTGAGGATGGGAATGGTGATGAAGAGGGTGGCCAGCGATGGATAGCGCCGTTCCTGGCGTGCGGCGACTTGTCAGCATACGACTCCGATGCGACATACAAGCTACCGAAAGACAGAGTCAGTCTGGATCCCGTTCAGCCGCCTACAGCACCACCGTACAAGCGTGCATTGGAGATGCGCAAGATGGCTGGCGGTGCCTACGGGAAGACCAAAGGGAGGGCAAGCAAAGAGAAAGTCTGA
- a CDS encoding Protein S-acyltransferase, translating into MGLARTLLLVALTVSIFTFVAFFGRLPALRNTPIGFLNRLLAVHIPSFVRRADVKLTNGRITGGSARLGHHLMHDKHPVVVVFFLGLVTACAALLLPTLWDKLHVQQRLLVFALLPQPYLWLYLSAKQNSSTHISPRNHAAQMLHYPYDRVLYHPGNTCATCHFLKPARSKHCSICKTCVSRMDHHCIWVNNCLGRGNYKYFLFLLLSTGVLIAYGAYLAWFSLSPLVARRYTKYEGWYVYKPAPGSDPRSLANYWGAKSHYFAIYLSLYLDLGGLSAAGVGLLALLTWPLPLGLLAYHLYLIWAGMTTNESGKWADWRDDMATGVVFLGKRRESTMAGPGPRPPREDTDARREEPHTTWPLESRHILVRTRDGQAPTSLPPRIQRVAEPGSFERVWSLAAVENVYDLGFWDNLIEALWC; encoded by the exons ATGGGGCTCGCGCGCACCTTGCTGCTGGTCGCCCTCACCGTCTCCATTTTCACTTTTGTCGCCTTCTTCGGCCGACTGCCCGCCCTCAG AAACACGCCCATAGGCTTCCTCAACCGCCTCCTCGCCGTGCACATCCCGTCCTTCGTCCGCCGCGCTGATGTCAAGCTCACCAATGGCCGCATCACCGGCGGCAGCGCGCGCCTCGGCCACCACCTCATGCACGACAAGCACCCCGTTGTCGTGGTCTTCTTCCTCGGCCTCGTCACAGCGTGCGCCGCCCTGCTGCTACCGACGCTATGGGACAAGCTGCACGTGCAGCAAAGGCTTCTCGTCTTCGCCCTCCTGCCGCAGCCCTATCTCTGGCTGTACCTCAGCGCCAAGCAGAACAGCTCGACACACATCAGCCCCCGCAACCACGCCGCCCAGATGCTGCACTATCCCTACGACCGCGTCCTCTACCACCCCGGAAACACGTGCGCGACCTGCCACTTCCTCAAGCCCGCACGGAGCAAGCACTGCAGCATATGCAAGACGTGCGTCTCGCGCATGGATCACCACTGCATATGGGTGAACAATTGCCTTGGGCGGGGCAACTACAAGTACTTTCTCTTCCTGCTGCTCTCCACCGGCGTGCTCATTGCATACGGCGCATACCTGGCCTGGTTCTCTCTGAGTCCGCTGGTGGCGCGGCGGTACACAAAGTACGAGGGCTGGTACGTGTACAAACCCGCCCCCGGCTCTGACCCCAGGAGCTTGGCGAACTACTGGGGAGCCAAGAGCCACTACTTTGCCATCTACCTGAGTCTGTATCTGGATCTCGGCGGCCTCAGCGCAGCGGGCGTTGGGCTCCTCGCCCTCCTCACGTGGCCACTGCCGCTGGGGCTGCTGGCCTACCACCTCTACCTGATCTGGGCGGGCATGACGACCAACGAGAGCGGCAAGTGGGCGGACTGGCGCGACGACATGGCCACCGGCGTCGTCTTCCTCGGCAAGCGGCGCGAGTCCACCATGGCCGGCCCCGGCCCCAGACCCCCCCGAGAGGACACCGACGCGCGCCGCGAAGAACCGCACACCACCTGGCCGCTGGAAAGCCGGCACATTCTCGTCCGCACGCGCGACGGCCAGGCCCCAACGTCGCTTCCCCCGCGCATCCAGCGCGTCGCCGAGCCCGGCTCGTTCGAGCGCGTCTGGAGCCTCGCTGCCGTCGAGAATGTGTACGACCTTGGCTTTTGGGACAATCTCATCGAGGCGCTGTGGTGTTGA